The following proteins are encoded in a genomic region of Planococcus lenghuensis:
- a CDS encoding accessory Sec system S-layer assembly protein, translated as MADFSPFNKYEKNGEDSIVDSNKITEGTSAAEEQTEPAEEVKTTLSIHPDWEMTEEQEQSLEMLGSFLPNLKAGQLSLSGIEIEEDEETGDWQVEAFFRSSLPKEIKLGKMELLVLDDKGQPIAAQVFDMSELGTLPPRSDRPWVFRFDKANIRADKAPEEGWKLTFNLRSLMPHRLDFDETWKDALTDEQKKVLVKAVSTLPALKPGEVNVTGFQIRPLENGNLAVSLLIRNGRKRNLVIEKIPLEVLDAQRRRVAAGSFNLNKLTVKANTTKPWNFIFPKQMVLVDDPDFSKWTVRVVQPKKPDQQPPVQ; from the coding sequence ATGGCAGACTTTTCACCTTTCAATAAATATGAAAAAAACGGCGAAGATTCAATTGTAGACTCCAACAAAATTACAGAAGGCACTTCTGCAGCTGAAGAGCAAACGGAGCCAGCTGAAGAAGTGAAAACGACTTTATCCATCCATCCTGACTGGGAAATGACAGAGGAACAGGAGCAGTCGCTCGAGATGCTCGGTTCTTTTTTACCTAACCTGAAAGCCGGGCAGCTCTCGCTGTCAGGCATCGAAATCGAGGAAGATGAAGAAACAGGTGATTGGCAGGTCGAAGCCTTTTTCCGGTCTTCTCTTCCAAAAGAGATCAAGCTAGGAAAAATGGAATTGCTGGTCCTTGATGACAAGGGACAGCCGATTGCTGCCCAAGTGTTCGATATGTCAGAGCTCGGCACACTCCCGCCCCGGTCGGACCGCCCTTGGGTTTTCCGTTTTGATAAGGCGAATATCCGGGCAGATAAGGCACCAGAAGAAGGCTGGAAGCTCACTTTCAATTTACGGTCCCTTATGCCCCACCGGCTTGATTTTGATGAAACCTGGAAAGACGCACTGACAGACGAGCAGAAAAAAGTTCTGGTAAAGGCTGTAAGCACACTTCCGGCCCTGAAACCCGGCGAAGTAAACGTTACCGGTTTTCAGATCCGGCCGCTTGAAAACGGCAATCTTGCCGTTTCCCTGCTGATCCGCAACGGTCGGAAGCGGAATCTGGTCATCGAGAAAATCCCGCTGGAAGTGCTTGATGCCCAGCGCCGGCGTGTCGCTGCCGGCTCATTCAATTTAAATAAACTGACAGTGAAGGCCAACACGACAAAACCTTGGAATTTCATCTTTCCAAAACAAATGGTTTTAGTCGATGATCCTGACTTCTCGAAATGGACTGTGCGGGTTGTGCAGCCTAAGAAGCCTGATCAGCAGCCACCTGTCCAATAA